Proteins found in one Rhodothermus sp. genomic segment:
- the ispE gene encoding 4-(cytidine 5'-diphospho)-2-C-methyl-D-erythritol kinase, with translation MEAIEQEAPAKINLGLRVLRRRSDGYHDIETVLLRIPWTDRLTLTPADRFTFTCSDPALPTDERNLCVRAAIHLADALQRPLTGRLHLDKRVPYGAGLGSGSSDAAATLRLLLRSWKHSLAANDLHRLAAALGSDVPFFLLPAPAALATGRGEQLQPLTTYRFPFHLVVLVPSFRIATAEAYRLVQPRALREASLVEIVTANDPERWRRELRNDFEAPLFARYPELAALKQWLLEAGAVYAALSGSGSALFGVFTECHLAETVAMAARQRGFQCWQGQPDE, from the coding sequence TTGGAAGCGATTGAGCAGGAAGCCCCGGCCAAAATTAACCTGGGATTGCGCGTGCTGCGCCGGCGATCGGACGGCTATCACGACATCGAAACCGTGCTGCTCCGCATTCCGTGGACCGACCGATTGACGCTGACGCCGGCGGATCGCTTTACGTTTACCTGCTCCGATCCGGCGCTGCCGACCGACGAGCGTAACCTGTGTGTGCGGGCAGCCATCCACCTGGCCGATGCGTTGCAGCGGCCCCTGACCGGACGGTTACATCTGGATAAACGCGTGCCTTATGGAGCGGGTCTGGGCAGCGGGTCCAGTGATGCAGCGGCCACGCTCCGGCTGTTGCTCCGAAGCTGGAAGCACTCTCTTGCCGCGAACGACCTGCATCGGCTGGCGGCTGCTCTGGGCTCAGATGTGCCGTTCTTTCTGCTACCTGCGCCGGCGGCCCTGGCCACAGGACGGGGCGAGCAACTGCAGCCCCTGACGACCTACCGCTTTCCTTTTCACCTGGTCGTCCTTGTGCCCTCGTTTCGGATTGCCACGGCCGAGGCGTATCGGCTGGTACAGCCCCGTGCATTACGTGAAGCTTCACTGGTTGAGATCGTAACGGCCAACGATCCAGAGCGCTGGCGGCGAGAACTCCGGAACGACTTCGAGGCACCATTATTTGCCCGGTATCCTGAGCTGGCTGCTCTGAAGCAATGGCTGCTGGAGGCCGGCGCGGTGTATGCCGCGCTTTCTGGCTCTGGCTCAGCACTGTTCGGCGTCTTTACGGAGTGCCACCTCGCCGAGACCGTCGCCATGGCGGCCCGGCAGCGCGGGTTTCAATGCTGGCAGGGCCAGCCCGACGAGTAG